A single region of the Eremothecium gossypii ATCC 10895 chromosome V, complete sequence genome encodes:
- the SMA2 gene encoding Sma2p (Syntenic homolog of Saccharomyces cerevisiae YML066C (SMA2)) codes for MGSRLLQFQSYGKWFMLLSLATAICLLHLPSYSCTYSRDLPICTPQVSFQLTNTTPTATLFLSTVKEVSMLLSYVAIDLGWNVNFPKPNDYDTSNLVNTFDPSNKYHVNLFGYCKWQPLSNKATWYCMDNPNGLDIISMIVRDLGAQLGVLSHTNTKILSDSLWILYRSIFDSFYKFVHDDDYRADKVASFLQSLQQGGPLPSVDQFKTVTLLLKCFEKLTNAIQVTELCSFALIIIAIALATVACVMDILAAREEKHSATSDKLPKALFFKQITLKLSYAVVTCSLFYQIGMAVYFLALFSIRYPYDYKVKVMTFNPDTGYWLSVLRFVMEFWFAVACYIGLSLSRRRPSKEVDDLDWKDEEQTPDSGETAICVSTRGSTRIQV; via the coding sequence ATGGGCTCGCGATTACTACAGTTTCAATCGTATGGCAAATGGTTCATGCTATTGTCGCTCGCAACAGCAATTTGTCTCCTACACTTACCCAGTTATTCATGTACGTATTCGAGAGATCTACCTATTTGTACGCCACAAGTCTCTTTCCAGTTAACCAATACCACGCCAACAGCCACGCTATTTTTAAGCACCGTGAAAGAAGTCTCCATGCTACTCTCTTATGTGGCGATAGATCTAGGTTGGAATGTCAATTTCCCCAAGCCCAATGACTATGACACCTCCAATTTGGTTAACACTTTTGACCCATCGAATAAATACCACGTCAATCTATTCGGCTACTGCAAATGGCAGCCCCTGTCAAACAAGGCTACGTGGTACTGCATGGACAACCCCAACGGTTTGGACATAATATCCATGATAGTCCGAGATCTAGGTGCACAGCTTGGTGTGCTTTCACACACTAACACCAAGATCCTTAGTGATTCCCTCTGGATATTGTACCGGTCGATCTTCGATTCCTTCTACAAGTTTGTGCACGATGATGACTACCGGGCCGACAAGGTCGCCAGCTTCCTCCAAAGCCTCCAGCAGGGTGGGCCCCTGCCTAGCGTTGACCAGTTCAAGACGGTCACTCTTCTCCTCAAGTGCTTTGAAAAGCTCACAAATGCCATTCAGGTCACTGAACTTTGCTCTTTTGCATTGATTATTATCGCCATAGCGCTGGCCACCGTCGCATGCGTGATGGATATTCTCGCTGCTCGCGAAGAAAAGCATTCCGCCACCTCTGACAAGCTGCCGAAAGCATTGTTTTTTAAGCAGATTACGCTCAAGCTTTCCTATGCCGTAGTCACCTGCAGCTTGTTTTATCAAATTGGCATGGCCGTCTACTTCCTCGCGCTTTTCAGCATTCGTTACCCATACGACTACAAAGTTAAGGTGATGACCTTCAACCCCGACACCGGATACTGGCTATCCGTTCTACGGTTTGTCATGGAGTTTTGGTTTGCAGTGGCATGCTATATTGGCCTAAGTCTGTCGCGACGCAGACCCAGCAAAGAAGTCGACGATCTTGACTGGAAGGATGAGGAGCAAACCCCCGACAGCGGAGAAACTGCTATTTGCGTGTCTACACGCGGCTCTACTCGCATCCAAGTTTAG
- the ECM7 gene encoding Ecm7p (Syntenic homolog of Saccharomyces cerevisiae YLR443W (ECM7)) — MTKSGLVGSFKAALKRPFQNLNTIDRIVQALRLTSSLMVIILGLVSTIGAVAYPDTLYAAKFTTARDRIANGLFKMLSSNVGPVDGLGLTSSEVVILTQYTSSRVQDVPAYVLSGVYGLCRVSSVVPEQPTDNCTCTTLGEGYVLDYRELLRDIGLNIVLEYTYRNRDGAIRDSDGRHDDSPGVRSSTDDSTYRMPDYISHMEHVSKTKRQMIQMLYAVMVLEFLSLVGMFHYYSIKGKMLSTYRERAMVHLLSLTSLVILNLSLVAVIKLVLLFKAFQNQVTKELKEFGFAYELGGNWFICLGTLVGFSFVSFLVWTGLEWCIMDPDSGVQKISNMQMSVATTAVPGGYAQKVNNTTLDDPLPQTTLLRVEEPTPPPHSSVKHLSVPIAPPSYPPGMSSASDVSLGSSPRVMVAASTFKF, encoded by the coding sequence ATGACAAAGTCGGGGCTTGTAGGCAGCTTTAAAGCCGCTCTGAAAAGGCCCTTCCAGAATTTGAACACCATTGACAGGATTGTACAAGCCCTACGGTTAACGAGTTCGCTGATGGTCATCATACTCGGTTTGGTATCGACCATAGGCGCGGTTGCATACCCTGATACGCTCTACGCTGCAAAATTCACGACTGCCCGTGATCGAATAGCCAACGGTTTGTTCAAGATGCTGAGCAGCAACGTTGGGCCTGTGGATGGGCTGGGTCTGACTTCGTCGGAGGTGGTAATATTGACGCAATACACTTCCTCGCGTGTTCAAGATGTACCTGCATATGTGCTGAGCGGCGTTTATGGATTGTGTCGTGTGTCCTCTGTGGTGCCGGAGCAGCCGACGGATAACTGTACTTGCACGACCCTGGGAGAAGGCTACGTTTTGGACTACAGAGAATTGCTGCGGGACATTGGGCTTAATATTGTTTTGGAGTATACATATCGGAACCGCGACGGCGCGATTCGGGACAGCGATGGAAGGCATGACGACTCTCCTGGAGTGCGTAGTTCCACAGACGATAGTACTTATCGGATGCCCGACTATATTTCGCATATGGAGCATGTCAGCAAAACCAAACGACAGATGATCCAGATGCTGTATGCAGTCATGGTCTTGGAGTTTCTGTCTCTAGTAGGCATGTTTCACTACTATTCAATTAAGGGAAAGATGCTCTCCACATACAGGGAAAGGGCGATGGTTCACCTACTTTCCCTAACAAGTTTAGTCATATTGAATTTGTCTTTGGTAGCGGTAATAAAACTGGTGTTGCTTTTCAAGGCATTCCAAAACCAGGTTACTAAAGAGCTAAAAGAATTTGGTTTTGCATATGAACTGGGTGGGAATTGGTTTATATGTCTTGGTACACTTGTCGGCTTCTCTTTCGTTTCATTTTTGGTGTGGACAGGCCTTGAATGGTGTATTATGGACCCGGACAGCGGCGTACAGAAGATATCAAATATGCAGATGAGTGTAGCTACAACGGCTGTGCCCGGTGGGTATGCGCAGAAGGTCAATAATACCACTCTGGATGATCCGCTGCCACAAACCACTTTACTCCGCGTAGAGGAGCCCACTCCGCCTCCGCATTCCTCAGTTAAGCATTTGTCCGTTCCTATAGCGCCCCCGTCATATCCGCCAGGCATGTCTTCAGCCAGTGACGTTTCGCTAGGAAGTTCGCCTCGGGTGATGGTCGCGGCGTCAACATTTAAATTTTAG
- the ERV41 gene encoding Erv41p (Syntenic homolog of Saccharomyces cerevisiae YML067C (ERV41); 1-intron) gives MASLRTFDAFPKTDQQHVRRSSRGGIMSIMMYLFLLFIAWGEFGSYFGGYLDEQYIIDPELRQTTQINMDVMVQMPCKYLDVKATDITRDINDVSKRLVFKNIPFFVPYGTTFDSVNEVRTPDIDGMLADAIPLKFRENIPDADLPEEFEFNGCHIYGSIPVNRVKGELHITPKGWRYSSRQRVPHDEINLTHIFNEFSFGEFFPYIDNTLDQVGRYAQQRLTRFHYFVSVLPTIYRKMGAVVDTNQYSVSHNDITYTSSRLYTPGIFILYNFEALTVVVQDKRISFWAFLIRLVTMLSFIVYIAAWAFRLVDWLLISTLGPRWSLRYGEPHDSSKGLLE, from the exons ATGGCGAGCCTAAGGACTTTCGATGCGTTCC CAAAAACCGACCAGCAGCACGTCCGTCGGTCATCTCGCGGGGGCATTATGTCCATAATGATGTACCTGTTCCTGCTGTTTATCGCGTGGGGGGAATTTGGCAGCTACTTTGGGGGCTATTTGGACGAGCAGTACATCATCGACCCCGAACTGCGGCAGACAACGCAGATTAACATGGACGTGATGGTGCAAATGCCGTGCAAATACCTCGACGTCAAGGCAACTGATATTACCAGGGACATTAACGACGTGTCGAAAAGACTGGTGTTCAAGAATATCCCTTTCTTCGTACCGTACGGCACCACATTTGACTCTGTTAATGAGGTCCGCACCCCGGACATCGACGGCATGTTAGCCGATGCCATACCGCTCAAGTTCCGCGAAAATATCCCAGATGCTGACCTGCCCGAGGAGTTTGAGTTTAACGGATGCCATATCTACGGCTCGATCCCCGTCAACCGCGTCAAGGGCGAACTGCACATCACTCCCAAGGGCTGGAGGTACTCTTCTCGCCAGCGCGTGCCCCATGACGAGATCAACCTGACCCACATCTTCAACGAGTTTTCATTTGGTGAGTTTTTCCCTTACATTGACAATACGCTCGACCAAGTAGGCCGCTacgcgcagcagcgtctGACCCGATTCCATTACTTTGTTTCCGTGTTGCCGACAATCTACCGCAAGATGGGTGCTGTTGTGGACACAAATCAATACTCCGTTAGCCATAACGACATCACCTATACGTCAAGCCGCCTATACACGCCAGGGATCTTTATTCTATACAACTTCGAAGCCTTGACTGTCGTCGTCCAGGACAAGCGTATTAGCTTTTGGGCGTTTTTGATCCGGCTCGTGACCATGCTCTCGTTTATCGTCTACATCGCCGCCTGGGCCTTCCGCCTGGTTGACTGGCTGCTTATATCTACTCTAGGCCCGCGGTGGTCTCTGCGTTACGGGGAGCCACATGACTCTTCGAAAGGTCTACTGGAATAG
- the GMC2 gene encoding Gmc2p (Syntenic homolog of Saccharomyces cerevisiae YLR445W; 1-intron), giving the protein MTNGSSEDSVRQTSNGEGVGRDKLAAEWIQPGYRAEVQSKMLENQVLQRVREATDLIKSVKLERNEEQPVVSMDWDQLYDVSSNIMEEFTKEMDEIVAELNQSFKKQLLWQEAAFTVDSHRGATRFGAAESWMKSKETHLEQKRRELNASARIIKSTLENLTQG; this is encoded by the exons ATGACTAACGGTTCATCAGAAGACAGCGTCCGGCAGACGTCAAATGGCGAAGGGGTTGGCCGCGACAAATTAGCCGCTGAGTGGATACAGCCAGGCTACAGAGCCGAGGTCCAGAGTAAGATGCTAGAAAATCAGGTGTTACAGCGCGTGCGCGAGGCCACTGATCTGATCAAAAGCGTGAAGCTGGAGCGTAATGAGGAGCAGCCAGTTGTTTCGATGGACTGGGACCAGCTGTACGACGTGTCTTCGAACATAATGGAAGAATTTACAAAGGAAATGGACGAGATAGTGGCAGAGCTCAACCAGTCGTTCAAG AAGCAATTGCTTTGGCAGGAGGCGGCGTTTACCGTCGACTCGCACAGAGGCGCCACCCGGTTCGGCGCTGCGGAAAGCTGGATGAAGAGCAAAGAGACGCACCTGGAACAGAAGCGGCGGGAGCTCAATGCATCGGCGCGCATCATCAAGAGCACGCTCGAAAATTTGACGCAGGGATAG
- the POB3 gene encoding FACT complex subunit POB3 (Syntenic homolog of Saccharomyces cerevisiae YML069W (POB3)), giving the protein MSTDFDRIYYNQSKVSGRFRLGEGGLGWKASATGGSAAMQNNEPILLTADELASVQWSRGCRGYELKINTKNKGVVQLDGFSQEDFTLLKNDLQRRFNVQLEHKDHSLRGWNWGTTDLTRNELIFSLNGKPTFEIPYSHISNTNLTSKNEVALEFDLQKDGYNPAGDELVEMRLYVPGVVTQEDRHSSPAEDADVDMEKDNKEEKSIAEAFYEELRAKAEIGEVSGDAIISFQDVFFTTPRGRYDIDIYKNSIRLRGKTYEYKLQHRQIQRIFSLPKADDIHHLMVLSIEPPLRQGQTTYPYLVLQFQKDEETEVQLNVEDDEFERLYKDKLKKQYDAKTHVVLSHVLKGLTDTRVVVPGEYKSKHEQCAVSCSFKANEGHLYPLDNAFMFLTKPTLYIPFQDVSSVNISRAGQATTSSRTFDLEVVLRSNRGSTTFANISKEEQQILESFLKSKNVRVKNEEKETQQRLQTALGSDSEDEDVNMGSAAEDDESVDEDFQAESEDDDVAEEFDSDAGVSESETEAADGADTEDRPSKKAKLA; this is encoded by the coding sequence ATGAGTACCGATTTCGACAGAATTTATTATAACCAGTCAAAGGTGAGCGGTCGCTTCCGTTTGGGCGAAGGTGGCCTGGGATGGAAGGCTTCCGCCACTGGCGGGTCGGCTGCCATGCAAAACAACGAACCAATTCTCTTGACTGCGGACGAACTGGCTTCCGTGCAATGGAGTAGAGGGTGCCGTGGCTACGAACTAAAGATTAACACGAAGAACAAGGGCGTGGTGCAGTTGGACGGTTTCTCGCAGGAAGATTTCACATTGTTAAAGAACGATCTCCAGCGCAGATTCAACGTGCAGTTGGAACACAAGGACCACTCGCTTCGGGGATGGAATTGGGGTACTACCGATCTGACAAGAAACGAGCTGATCTTCTCCCTAAACGGGAAACCAACTTTCGAAATACCATATTCGCATATCAGTAACACGAATTTAACATCAAAGAACGAAGTTGCGCTGGAATTCGACTTGCAGAAGGATGGTTACAATCCAGCCGGCGATGAACTGGTTGAGATGCGCTTGTACGTTCCCGGCGTGGTCACACAAGAGGATCGCCATAGCAGTCCGGCAGAAGATGCAGATGTAGACATGGAAAAGGACAACAAAGAAGAGAAGTCGATCGCTGAAGCATTTTACGAGGAGTTACGTGCCAAGGCGGAGATTGGCGAGGTTTCTGGTGATGCTATAATTTCATTCCAAGACGTATTTTTCACAACGCCCAGAGGTCGTTACGACATCGACATTTACAAGAACTCCATCAGACTGCGGGGTAAGACATATGAGTATAAACTTCAGCACCGCCAGATTCAGCGTATTTTTTCCTTGCCTAAGGCTGACGATATCCATCATTTGATGGTTCTTTCGATCGAGCCCCCTCTACGGCAGGGCCAAACTACGTACCCTTACCTAGTGCTGCAGTTCCAAAAGGACGAGGAAACGGAGGTGCAGCTCAATGTCGAGGATGATGAGTTTGAAAGACTTTACAAAGATAAGCTAAAGAAGCAATACGATGCGAAGACACATGTTGTGCTGAGCCATGTATTGAAGGGCCTCACCGACACACGTGTTGTCGTTCCCGGCGAATATAAGTCGAAGCATGAGCAATGTGCTGTGTCCTGTTCGTTCAAAGCCAACGAAGGCCACCTCTACCCGCTCGATAATGCTTTTATGTTTTTGACCAAACCGACGTTGTACATTCCCTTCCAGGACGTCAGCTCCGTCAACATATCGCGCGCAGGGCAGGCTACCACTTCTTCCCGCACGTTTGATCTGGAAGTTGTTCTGCGCTCTAATAGGGGCTCCACCACATTTGCCAACATATCTAAAGAGGAACAACAGATTTTAGAAAGCTTTTTGAAGTCCAAAAACGTCCGCGTCAAAAACGAAGAGAAAGAGACTCAGCAGCGCCTACAAACAGCCCTTGGCTCTGACAGCGAAGATGAGGACGTTAACATGGGTTCTGCTGCAGAGGACGATGAGTCTGTGGACGAGGATTTCCAGGCGGAGTCGGAAGACGATGACGTCGCGGAGGAGTTTGACTCAGACGCCGGTGTCTCGGAGAGTGAAACTGAAGCCGCCGATGGCGCAGACACCGAGGACAGGCCTTCGAAGAAAGCTAAACTCGCGTAA
- a CDS encoding AER140Cp (NOHBY516; No homolog in Saccharomyces cerevisiae; Syntenic homolog of Kluyveromyces lactis KLLA0B04862g), whose translation MNELSDQLSQNLKCDITLIGQRVMRAPQLIKDKLDIGFQFKDKSFDVIQETFNHIHNSVLTLDTECTRFSTQITNLMNHTQNLNRGFQEIISRGAWDNIQVGSPVSPNSVMSPVGRDFSPAVATPTTKRFNFSKYVDRFQTTIVKIKSDQQQFQTRVVLPLLQLKDLGLRIQKPLEERRNLVLDINSYSSKVEKYNQRVHTNELTLKGEQKRMKYDKKLEDVRFKYEALNSILKVELQVYFDLFRDFLSAWFPLYLYITYSLYYNLYQFLGNCPEVRKLLEKSGFSSLAPVSSVVNTSRNLVEDFHVSFDGAMKHLQSLNIINYKKLCALVYAGENDDGSRANAFSGIIPTVYATALYDYDPQFNDPQYLSIKKGDIIQVITQSKNGWWYGDLLRTKTKGLFPQSYVQVQDYGL comes from the coding sequence ATGAACGAATTGTCTGATCAGCTATCCCAAAATCTCAAATGTGACATTACGCTGATTGGCCAGCGAGTCatgcgcgcgccgcagctTATCAAGGATAAACTCGATATTGGGTTTCAATTCAAAGATAAAAGCTTCGACGTTATCCAGGAGACATTTAATCACATACATAACTCCGTATTGACCCTTGATACGGAATGCACGCGGTTTTCTACCCAAATTACCAACCTCATGAATCATACGCAGAACTTGAATCGGGGCTTTCAGGAGATCATCTCCCGGGGCGCTTGGGATAATATTCAGGTCGGTTCGCCGGTGTCGCCAAACAGTGTCATGTCGCCAGTTGGGAGAGACTTTTCTCCTGCTGTGGCAACGCCGACCACGAAGCGGTTTAATTTCAGCAAGTACGTGGACCGATTCCAAACGACTATCGTGAAGATCAAGTCTGATCAGCAGCAGTTCCAGACGCGCGTGGTCTTGCCCCTCCTGCAACTCAAGGACTTGGGGCTGCGCATACAGAAACCCCTAGAGGAACGCCGGAATCTCGTGCTCGACATCAATTCGTACAGCAGCAAGGTTGAGAAGTACAATCAGCGCGTCCACACGAACGAGCTCACGCTCAAAGGAGAGCAAAAACGCATGAAGTACGACAAGAAGCTTGAGGATGTTCGCTTCAAATACGAGGCGTTAAACTCCATCCTCAAGGTCGAGCTTCAAGTGTACTTTGACCTATTCCGCGACTTCTTGAGCGCCTGGTTTCCTCTTTACCTCTACATCACTTACTCGCTTTATTATAACCTCTATCAGTTCTTGGGCAACTGCCCAGAAGTCCGGAAACTACTTGAGAAAAGCGGCTTTTCTAGTCTGGCCCCTGTATCGTCTGTCGTCAACACGTCGCGCAACCTTGTTGAGGATTTCCATGTTTCGTTCGATGGCGCCATGAAACACCTCCAGAGCCTCAACATCATCAACTACAAGAAGTTGTGCGCCCTTGTATATGCAGGCGAAAATGATGATGGCTCCAGGGCCAACGCGTTTTCGGGAATCATCCCTACCGTGTACGCCACCGCGCTTTACGATTACGATCCCCAGTTCAACGACCCCCAGTACCTTTCCATTAAGAAGGGGGACATCATCCAGGTGATTACGCAATCAAAAAATGGATGGTGGTATGGCGATCTTCTTCGTACCAAAACTAAGGGTCTATTCCCTCAGAGTTACGTGCAGGTCCAAGACTATGGGCTGTGA
- the DAK1 gene encoding dihydroxyacetone kinase (Syntenic homolog of Saccharomyces cerevisiae YML070W (DAK1)), protein MSVNKSFELDNSLRYSLHGFSLANPSVTLIEREKILYRKLTKESVALVSGGGCGHEPAHSGYVGEGMLAAAVAGDIFASPSTAQILTAIRIATKQAAGALLIVKNYTGDVLHFGLAAERARSMGIDCRVVIVGDDVAVGRTKGAGVGRRGLAGTVLVHKIAGEFARSYSADYGLDEVANVAEIVNDNLVTIGASLSHCKVPGRDFESSLTDSQMELGMGIHNEPGVQVLEPIPSTDELIEEHMLPKLLSKDDNERYYVDFSPDDEVILLVNNLGGISNYMMAALTAKVSESLAKYGIRPVRTVYGSVMTAFNGNGFSITLLNVTRSEARLQDLLQSPISLLELFDAPTSAPAWPRIDTGNDAHASGETDLVLNTPSAAPFGRFDYDFFAALVRAGSKQVRESEPHITHLDNIVGDGDCGTTLAAGAQAIEDALEQLRGLSFSEAIGQASQIIEASMGGTSGALYSILLSGICHEITELCSSPDDEVTLELLGTALQRALHALYKYSGARPGDCTMIDALEPFISSLYQERDFAKAVEAAEEGARATAKMAAKFGRASYVSDTTDVPDPGAVGFVAFLRGMRAAFEKWN, encoded by the coding sequence ATGTCTGTTAATAAATCTTTTGAGTTAGATAATTCGCTGCGCTACAGTCTCCATGGGTTTTCATTGGCCAACCCATCTGTAACTCTAATTGAAAGGGAGAAGATCCTATACAGGAAATTAACAAAGGAGTCTGTGGCACTAGTTTCGGGTGGGGGGTGCGGACATGAGCCTGCGCACAGCGGGTATGTTGGGGAGGGCATGTTAGCCGCGGCTGTCGCAGGAGACATTTTTGCGTCGCCGTCGACGGCTCAGATTTTGACTGCAATAAGGATTGCTACAAAGcaagcagctggagcaTTGCTGATCGTGAAGAACTATACTGGCGACGTTCTTCACTTTGGCCTGGCAGCTGAGCGTGCTCGGTCTATGGGCATTGATTGCCGCGTGGTTATTGTTGGTGATGACGTAGCTGTTGGTCGTACCAAGGGTGCAGGAGTTGGACGTCGGGGGCTGGCGGGGACTGTGCTCGTGCACAAAATCGCAGGGGAGTTTGCCAGAAGCTATTCTGCGGACTATGGGCTAGACGAAGTCGCTAATGTCGCGGAGATAGTCAATGACAATTTAGTTACGATCGGCGCGTCTCTATCCCACTGCAAGGTGCCCGGCAGAGACTTCGAGTCCAGTTTGACGGATTCTCAGATGGAACTTGGCATGGGCATCCACAACGAGCCCGGCGTTCAAGTACTCGAGCCAATTCCGTCCACAGATGAGCTAATAGAAGAACACATGTTGCCGAAGTTGTTGAGTAAGGATGACAATGAGAGATACTATGTCGACTTTTCACCCGATGACGAGGTCATTCTGTTGGTCAATAATTTGGGCGGGATCTCTAACTACATGATGGCAGCCCTTACCGCCAAGGTGTCCGAATCCTTAGCCAAATATGGCATACGTCCCGTTCGTACCGTGTACGGCTCCGTAATGACCGCGTTCAATGGGAACGGCTTTAGCATTACCTTGTTGAATGTGACTCGCAGTGAGGCAAGGTTGCAGGACTTGTTGCAGTCTCCAATCTCATTACTCGAGCTGTTTGATGCACCCACCTCTGCTCCTGCTTGGCCGCGGATAGATACCGGCAACGACGCCCACGCTTCCGGGGAAACTGACCTGGTGCTCAACACTCCATCTGCTGCACCTTTTGGGCGCTTTGACTACGATTTTTTTGCCGCACTAGTTAGAGCAGGCAGCAAGCAGGTTCGCGAAAGCGAGCCGCACATTACCCATTTAGACAACATTGTCGGTGACGGGGATTGTGGAACTACACTTGCCGCCGGCGCTCAGGCTATAGAGGATGCCCTGGAGCAACTACGCGGTCTTTCGTTTTCTGAGGCGATAGGCCAAGCTTCCCAGATCATAGAGGCCTCAATGGGTGGCACCTCGGGTGCCCTATATTCTATTTTGCTTTCCGGGATTTGCCACGAGATTACAGAACTTTGTAGCAGCCCTGATGATGAAGTAACGCTGGAGCTTCTTGGGACCGCTTTGCAACGTGCTCTGCATGCCTTGTACAAGTATTCAGGTGCCCGTCCCGGCGATTGCACTATGATCGATGCACTAGAACCTTTCATTAGCAGCTTGTACCAAGAAAGGGACTTTGCCAAGGCCGTTGAAGCAGCGGAAGAGGGTGCCCGGGCTACGGCCAAGATGGCTGCTAAGTTTGGCCGAGCATCCTACGTCTCTGACACTACTGACGTTCCTGATCCTGGGGCAGTAGGGTTTGTCGCATTTTTACGTGGTATGCGCGCCGCTTTCGAGAAATGGAACTGA
- a CDS encoding Zn(II)2Cys6 transcription factor domain-containing protein (NOHBY517; No homolog in Saccharomyces cerevisiae; Syntenic homolog of Kluyveromyces lactis KLLA0B04840g): protein MVGIYDSKRRTKPCSNCKQTKVKCEYIQALPCSRCTRNGLECYFPDRIGGAGSSDLEATAVPGIEGCDVDPQWMRGINDRLTTFESALESILAVVQTGQIQQQQQINLLQQQMSQQQQLPDISQLLVPTILDSSGLIKQYTDVRDFRAENVISRQQAAELLQLFVSRYAGHLFGFLLSDLSIDELWTNSPILLAAICTVTCRQQQQAAHLALQLRQSLDWFTTRLANTRRRPSKSAEMEHTLLGLLIAALWLHSNQLYISVVLHLARVWRIDQLCTALDADDRLMKLWHLLYILDGNELLVSNRRPIIYHTVEPSLLGARDWYLKRLDDDTVREVLVATDTRGINLVNHRQLQLLNEVGREKVNTSTSILQEMRLLSQLEFHTAIESIFHSDNSLPQFGPPAGLSLLEPSKFGIPWKHNMDIDRWMISWTIALQEINVQQNVWCLKSTLLYYHFARMYINAKDSIDASKDKLFAGSTEPAVDDLKERERKHDPCHQIAHSAAHSILRLVTRDKDVRSIFQFLPIHMYIMVFYASIILLDPTDTCDVTVGSGAETSMKEAFLLVSKFKHMLATMASSDLEFQNELVSQLQRHLLNFNKACSSYPVCGKRIQEILNDAQCHVEQGLDENESKIKHIVAWPGTNHGHP from the coding sequence ATGGTGGGCATCTATGACTCCAAAAGACGCACGAAGCCGTGTTCGAACTGCAAGCAGACCAAGGTCAAATGTGAGTACATACAGGCGCTGCCGTGCAGCAGATGCACGAGAAACGGGCTAGAATGCTACTTTCCAGACAGGATCGGTGGCGCGGGATCTTCGGATCTGGAGGCGACAGCGGTACCGGGCATCGAGGGCTGCGACGTTGACCCGCAGTGGATGCGCGGGATCAACGACCGCCTGACGACCTTTGAGAGTGCGTTGGAATCGATTTTGGCGGTGGTCCAGACTGGGCAgatccagcagcagcagcagatcaaccttctgcagcagcagatgtcccagcagcagcagctgccaGATATCAGCCAGCTACTGGTGCCGACGATCCTGGACTCGAGCGGTTTGATAAAGCAGTACACTGATGTACGTGATTTCCGAGCCGAGAATGTGATCTCTCGCCAGCAGGCCGccgagctgctgcagctctTTGTGTCGCGATACGCGGGCCATTTGTTCGGATTCCTCCTCAGCGACTTGTCGATCGACGAACTTTGGACGAACTCGCCGATTCTGCTTGCTGCTATCTGCACAGTCACATGCaggcagcagcaacaggCCGCGCACCTGGCCTtgcagctgcggcagagCCTGGACTGGTTTACGACTCGTCTGGCTAACACCAGGCGCCGCCCGTCCAAAAGCGCAGAGATGGAACACACACTGCTGGGCCTTTTGATCGCGGCACTCTGGCTGCATTCGAACCAGCTTTACATCTCCGTGGTGTTGCACCTTGCTAGAGTATGGAGGATTGACCAACTGTGTACTGCGCTGGACGCAGATGATCGCCTGATGAAGCTGTGGCATCTGCTCTATATTCTGGACGGGAACGAGCTACTAGTCTCTAATCGGCGCCCGATCATATACCACACGGTAGAACCATCGCTGCTAGGCGCGCGTGATTGGTACCTAAAGCGCCTAGATGATGACACCGTTCGTGAGGTGCTCGTAGCCACAGATACCAGAGGGATAAACCTGGTGAACCACCGGCAACTGCAGTTGCTGAACGAAGTTGGGCGCGAGAAGGTTAACACATCTACCTCGATCTTGCAGGAGATGCGGCTACTCAGCCAACTAGAGTTCCACACTGCAATTGAATCAATCTTTCATTCAGACAACTCGCTGCCTCAGTTCGGCCCACCGGCCGGCCTGTCACTGCTGGAGCCCAGCAAGTTTGGTATCCCATGGAAACATAACATGGATATCGATCGCTGGATGATTTCGTGGACCATCGCTCTCCAGGAGATCAACGTCCAGCAGAATGTCTGGTGTCTCAAGTCAACCCTACTTTACTACCATTTTGCCCGTATGTACATCAATGCCAAGGACAGCATTGATGCAAGTAAAGACAAACTATTCGCTGGTTCTACAGAGCCCGCAGTAGACGACCTCAAAGAAAGAGAACGAAAGCATGACCCGTGCCACCAGATCGCGCACTCAGCTGCACACTCAATCCTGCGACTGGTCACACGGGACAAGGATGTCCGCTCAATCTTTCAGTTTCTCCCGATACACATGTACATCATGGTATTTTATGCCTCTATAATTCTGCTTGACCCTACTGACACATGCGATGTCACGGTTGGGTCGGGCGCTGAGACATCCATGAAAGAGGCTTTCCTACTAGTATCGAAATTCAAGCATATGCTTGCTACTATGGCCTCTTCTGACCTTGAGTTTCAGAACGAGTTGGTTAGCCAGCTACAACGGCACTTGCTGAACTTCAACAAAGCATGCAGCTCTTATCCAGTCTGCGGAAAACGTATACAAGAAATACTAAATGATGCACAATGCCATGTTGAGCAAGGCCTGGACGAAAATGAGAGCAAGATCAAGCATATTGTGGCATGGCCGGGTACTAACCACGGCCACCCTTAG